Proteins encoded together in one Pseudoalteromonas xiamenensis window:
- a CDS encoding sulfurtransferase, protein MKHFKSCEWVYEHLSTVKLFDAGIVKAGLSGPYVPPAVIQGAQRFDFGKTFADEQSFISNTMCSANQFEREAQKLGLSQQDTIIVYDVQGLYSAARAWWMFKAVGFNEVYVLDGGLTRWMKLGYPTTLSYAKASDIGNFKASVLCDFFVDKHRILQVIDTPHNLILDARGQARFLGIEKEPRAGMRSGHIPSSRSLSYSLMSHEDGTVKSTEELASLFRERQAQDKALYFSCGSGVTACVLAIAASECGYSDMHVYDGSWSEWGADDSLPIATGQE, encoded by the coding sequence ATGAAACACTTTAAGTCCTGCGAATGGGTCTACGAGCATTTATCAACGGTAAAGCTTTTCGATGCAGGTATTGTCAAAGCTGGACTCAGTGGTCCTTACGTTCCTCCAGCCGTTATTCAGGGTGCTCAACGCTTTGACTTTGGTAAAACATTTGCGGATGAGCAAAGTTTCATTAGTAATACTATGTGCTCAGCCAATCAATTTGAGCGAGAAGCGCAAAAGCTTGGTCTTTCGCAGCAGGACACCATCATCGTCTATGACGTACAAGGGTTGTACAGTGCGGCAAGAGCGTGGTGGATGTTCAAAGCTGTAGGATTTAATGAAGTCTATGTATTAGATGGTGGCTTAACTCGTTGGATGAAGTTAGGTTATCCGACGACTTTATCTTACGCAAAGGCAAGTGACATTGGCAATTTTAAGGCCTCGGTGCTTTGTGATTTCTTCGTTGATAAACACCGTATTTTACAGGTGATAGATACGCCGCACAACCTAATTCTCGATGCCCGTGGCCAGGCTCGTTTTTTGGGCATAGAAAAAGAGCCGCGAGCGGGAATGCGTTCGGGTCATATTCCGTCGAGTCGAAGCTTATCCTATAGCTTAATGAGTCATGAAGACGGAACGGTAAAATCAACCGAAGAGTTAGCATCGCTGTTTCGTGAACGTCAGGCACAAGATAAAGCGTTGTATTTCAGCTGTGGTTCTGGCGTGACGGCTTGCGTGCTCGCTATCGCTGCAAGCGAATGTGGTTACAGTGACATGCATGTGTACGATGGTTCGTGGAGTGAGTGGGGCGCTGATGATTCTCTGCCAATTGCGACGGGTCAGGAATAG
- a CDS encoding glycosyltransferase family 9 protein, producing the protein MSNKTITPDSQSDPILIVFPKFIGDAINTLPAIELLRQLYPNTPFHFLVRPHLVALFEAQNLPLIDVIEDKRYTKPKWGIFKKSRELKKANYQLAVLFRGSLAEAALCRLAGIKSVIGYAQNGRKPLLSYAMKLNENHHYIHRYCRIVNEAHGSPFDSFNAPSLSTRESPFVSTQTPTIGCYFGGKNKDTRYYPTALSAQVVALLLDNTPCNVVLLGDQQEVSDNQAIIEQLAHHPTRVLNLAGKTSLPELVDVTGHLNALISIDSGPMHMACATGTPCVALVGLGTSPWSIVAPKVAKFEAIVANGFSLDDHRIIESIEPAEVLRTYQSLMSRLSDE; encoded by the coding sequence ATGTCGAACAAAACGATAACGCCAGATAGTCAATCAGACCCAATATTAATCGTCTTTCCGAAGTTTATTGGCGATGCAATCAATACGTTACCTGCAATTGAATTGTTAAGACAGCTGTATCCAAATACGCCTTTTCATTTTCTCGTGCGCCCACATCTTGTTGCGCTGTTCGAAGCGCAAAACCTTCCATTAATCGATGTCATTGAAGACAAACGCTACACGAAACCAAAATGGGGGATATTTAAAAAGTCACGAGAACTGAAAAAGGCAAACTACCAACTTGCGGTGCTGTTTCGCGGCTCATTGGCCGAAGCGGCGCTCTGTCGACTTGCTGGTATCAAATCCGTGATTGGTTACGCCCAAAATGGCCGAAAACCTTTACTTAGCTACGCGATGAAGCTTAATGAAAATCACCACTACATTCATCGCTATTGCCGTATAGTTAACGAGGCACATGGTTCCCCATTCGACTCATTCAATGCCCCCTCGTTGTCGACACGTGAATCACCGTTTGTTTCCACACAAACACCGACGATCGGCTGCTATTTTGGTGGAAAAAACAAAGACACCCGTTATTACCCGACCGCATTGAGTGCACAGGTTGTCGCGCTACTTTTAGACAATACGCCATGCAATGTTGTATTACTCGGCGACCAACAAGAAGTCTCGGATAATCAGGCCATCATAGAACAGCTCGCACATCACCCAACACGTGTTCTTAACTTAGCAGGAAAAACAAGTCTACCGGAACTAGTGGATGTCACTGGTCATTTAAACGCGCTGATTTCTATTGATTCTGGTCCAATGCACATGGCCTGTGCGACAGGAACCCCTTGCGTAGCCCTCGTTGGCCTTGGTACATCGCCTTGGAGCATTGTCGCGCCTAAAGTGGCCAAGTTTGAGGCGATCGTGGCCAATGGATTTTCATTAGATGATCATCGTATCATTGAATCGATTGAGCCCGCTGAAGTACTGCGAACTTACCAATCGCTCATGTCACGGCTTAGCGATGAATAA
- a CDS encoding group I truncated hemoglobin, whose product MFFPYFKQTIKTLFFALMVSGLSACQSTSGTLYQQIGGAEGNEKLVDAFINQIGNDPVILPFFEKASVAHFRAGFLTHLCDVLDGPCEFRGDTMVQIHTGMNIGESEFNRVVELLVAAMNERRISTPLQNQILARLAPLRGEVIHR is encoded by the coding sequence ATGTTTTTTCCGTATTTTAAGCAGACAATAAAAACGCTGTTCTTTGCTCTGATGGTGAGTGGATTGAGTGCTTGTCAGTCTACTTCTGGAACATTGTATCAGCAAATTGGTGGCGCTGAGGGCAATGAAAAGTTAGTGGATGCTTTTATAAATCAAATTGGTAACGACCCGGTGATTTTACCTTTTTTTGAAAAAGCGAGTGTCGCGCATTTTCGCGCGGGATTCCTGACTCATCTGTGTGATGTACTCGACGGTCCTTGTGAATTTCGAGGTGACACAATGGTGCAAATCCACACAGGTATGAACATTGGGGAAAGTGAGTTTAATCGTGTTGTCGAGTTATTGGTGGCTGCGATGAATGAGCGACGCATTTCAACGCCACTACAAAATCAAATATTAGCGCGTCTTGCTCCGTTACGCGGAGAGGTTATTCATCGCTAA
- a CDS encoding DUF3034 family protein — MKRVNPLLLAVVFSGSVMAADGKILATPGVSQVEGSAGGGIVPWAQLAGYASEDEWSISGFCSRADVSDYQLDVCGVQGNLFDTVELSVAEQRFDVPVLNTTIKQRIYGAKWRVYGDIVYSTMPQVSIGWQHKSLDDGTVASLVGAKALSGNDFYIAASKLHLGAIAGYNWFWNVALRHSEANQLGLLGYGGAKQDNRWQLEASSAVFINPNWAIGVEYRQKPDNLGLGETHWQDAFVAWFPNKSISVTAAYLDLGRIAGAPDQTGWYVSLTGYY, encoded by the coding sequence ATGAAGCGGGTTAACCCATTGCTTCTTGCTGTAGTGTTTAGTGGTTCAGTCATGGCTGCCGACGGTAAAATTCTGGCCACACCCGGCGTTTCACAAGTAGAAGGCAGTGCCGGAGGTGGTATTGTGCCTTGGGCGCAATTAGCGGGTTACGCCAGTGAAGACGAATGGTCCATCAGTGGTTTTTGCAGTCGCGCGGATGTATCGGATTACCAATTAGATGTCTGTGGCGTACAAGGAAACTTGTTTGACACCGTTGAGCTCAGCGTTGCAGAACAACGCTTTGATGTTCCGGTGCTAAACACGACAATTAAGCAGCGAATTTATGGTGCTAAATGGCGCGTCTACGGTGATATTGTTTACAGTACAATGCCTCAAGTGAGTATCGGATGGCAGCACAAATCGTTAGATGATGGCACCGTCGCGTCTTTGGTTGGCGCGAAAGCGCTTAGCGGAAATGATTTTTATATAGCGGCGAGTAAACTTCATTTAGGTGCGATAGCTGGATACAACTGGTTTTGGAATGTCGCACTGCGACATTCGGAAGCCAATCAGCTTGGCTTACTGGGTTATGGCGGTGCGAAGCAAGATAATCGCTGGCAGTTAGAGGCAAGTAGTGCAGTATTCATCAATCCAAACTGGGCGATTGGCGTCGAGTATCGACAAAAGCCAGATAATTTAGGTCTTGGGGAAACACATTGGCAAGACGCTTTTGTCGCTTGGTTTCCAAACAAATCGATAAGCGTTACGGCCGCCTATTTGGATTTGGGGCGTATTGCAGGCGCACCAGATCAAACGGGATGGTACGTGTCGCTTACTGGGTATTACTGA
- a CDS encoding bifunctional diguanylate cyclase/phosphodiesterase: MLTSLKHRIIALCIGLVVLTATGSLMGTWWSSSQFNERKTQEAISVAENVYTQYLQAKQRLLLTAASVLTSDFGFKQAVATRDAETIASVLYNHSQRIDAELMVLLDTSGNLISANRQDLQLPSDSRSVMRDLLSHEDDSTFIVIDKTLYQAIILPVKAPRTIAFTIVGFAITPAVAKDLRKVTGMEVSFVVETGTTKVSSMALPEGMGVLEYTNAKRVQRIMGTSPMYANASVALPALTDSAVSVILSADLKTDYAEFDKMVLTVVVLSLVTVLLGFLASGFLARNLTRPLQQLTQMAKAFAQGNYKAKVASTKPSSEICALMDAFHDMGENIQSREAQIRFAASHDSMTGFLNRSATLETLNIRLISEMPQYLIGVDIKGLRHINDKLGPRIGDECIVQVAERMQKHASDFNAEFARLGGDELLVVVEGKADWSIERYVTTLKLALEATYHIQGLELTLRFSIGALSAPEHGDNAEDLLRRTLIAADNAAQEGVNVYYYRKGEDEEYLARLQLIDELKQALSDNDGQLFMAYQPKLNFRTHQIDKVESLIRWRRSNGEWVSPEMFIDLAEQSGLIVELTQWVIDTVVGQIAAWQSKGIVMKAAINVSAQDIVDEGFLPHLQETLLKYKVPSKLVTIELTERDMIENETKGIAALNSLKALGAVVSLDDYGVGQTSLGRLKMLPIDELKLDKVFILKLNESHEDQCIVQSTISLGHQLGFSVVAEGVENQASLTLLREMGCDYAQGYYLSRPLPALEFEKWLGEYHEAG; this comes from the coding sequence ATGCTCACTAGTTTGAAGCACAGGATTATTGCACTATGCATAGGCTTAGTGGTGTTAACGGCCACAGGCAGTTTAATGGGAACTTGGTGGTCTTCCAGCCAATTTAATGAGCGTAAAACACAAGAAGCCATCAGCGTTGCAGAAAACGTTTATACGCAATATTTGCAAGCGAAACAGCGCTTATTGTTGACGGCAGCGAGTGTCTTGACATCGGATTTTGGGTTCAAGCAAGCCGTCGCCACACGCGATGCGGAAACGATTGCCAGTGTACTGTACAACCACAGCCAACGTATTGATGCTGAATTGATGGTGTTATTAGACACAAGTGGCAACCTTATATCAGCTAACCGTCAAGATTTACAATTACCAAGTGATTCGCGCAGTGTGATGCGTGACCTGCTTTCACATGAAGATGATTCGACATTCATTGTTATTGATAAAACGCTTTATCAAGCCATTATTTTACCCGTCAAAGCACCAAGAACGATTGCATTTACCATTGTCGGCTTTGCGATAACCCCTGCAGTTGCTAAAGATCTGCGCAAAGTCACGGGCATGGAAGTGAGCTTTGTGGTTGAAACGGGCACTACGAAAGTGTCGAGTATGGCATTACCTGAAGGCATGGGCGTGCTTGAGTACACGAACGCTAAACGAGTACAACGGATCATGGGGACATCGCCGATGTATGCAAATGCGTCCGTTGCCTTACCTGCTTTGACAGACAGTGCAGTGAGCGTCATTTTGAGTGCTGATCTAAAAACAGACTACGCTGAATTCGATAAAATGGTTCTGACGGTAGTGGTTCTCTCCCTTGTGACGGTGTTGTTGGGGTTTTTGGCCAGTGGCTTTTTAGCCCGAAATCTAACGCGTCCATTGCAACAATTGACGCAAATGGCGAAGGCGTTCGCGCAAGGTAACTACAAAGCGAAAGTCGCCTCCACAAAACCCAGTTCAGAAATTTGTGCGCTGATGGATGCCTTCCACGACATGGGTGAAAACATTCAATCACGTGAAGCTCAAATCCGTTTTGCCGCGAGTCACGATTCCATGACGGGATTCTTAAATCGCAGTGCCACACTTGAAACGTTGAACATACGACTGATCTCCGAGATGCCGCAATATTTAATCGGTGTCGATATTAAAGGGCTGCGCCACATCAACGATAAGTTAGGACCGCGAATTGGTGACGAATGTATCGTACAAGTTGCTGAAAGAATGCAAAAACATGCGTCGGACTTTAATGCTGAATTCGCTCGTTTAGGTGGTGATGAATTACTGGTTGTTGTTGAGGGTAAAGCTGACTGGTCGATTGAACGTTATGTCACGACACTAAAACTGGCTCTTGAAGCGACCTACCATATTCAAGGACTAGAATTAACGCTGCGTTTTAGTATCGGAGCCTTGAGTGCCCCAGAGCATGGCGACAACGCTGAAGATTTGTTACGCCGGACCCTGATTGCTGCGGATAATGCTGCACAAGAAGGGGTCAATGTTTATTACTATCGTAAAGGCGAAGACGAGGAATACTTAGCGCGTTTGCAATTGATAGACGAGTTGAAACAAGCGCTGTCGGATAACGATGGCCAGTTGTTTATGGCTTATCAACCTAAACTCAATTTCCGAACTCATCAAATCGACAAAGTCGAGTCGCTAATTCGTTGGCGACGTTCTAATGGCGAATGGGTGTCACCAGAGATGTTCATTGACTTAGCTGAACAGTCTGGGTTGATTGTGGAACTTACTCAATGGGTTATTGACACGGTGGTTGGACAAATCGCGGCATGGCAAAGCAAAGGCATTGTTATGAAAGCGGCGATTAACGTTTCAGCTCAAGACATTGTTGATGAGGGATTTTTACCTCACTTACAAGAAACGCTGCTCAAATATAAAGTACCATCTAAGTTGGTCACTATTGAACTGACTGAGCGAGACATGATTGAAAACGAAACAAAAGGCATTGCGGCTCTAAACAGTTTGAAAGCATTGGGTGCAGTCGTATCTCTTGATGATTATGGCGTCGGACAGACCTCGCTTGGGCGTTTGAAAATGCTGCCAATTGATGAACTTAAGTTAGATAAAGTATTCATTCTTAAACTCAATGAGTCACATGAAGATCAATGTATCGTGCAATCGACAATCAGTCTTGGTCATCAATTGGGGTTCAGTGTGGTGGCTGAAGGCGTCGAGAACCAAGCATCGCTGACTTTGTTACGAGAAATGGGGTGCGATTATGCACAAGGCTACTATTTAAGCCGACCATTGCCAGCGCTTGAGTTTGAAAAGTGGCTAGGAGAATATCATGAAGCGGGTTAA
- a CDS encoding methylamine utilization protein has protein sequence MSVWSNLVAMSLITSLSMSSYGATVSIVDGQGGPLANAVVEVLDDSVMAEKPMAIMDQVNKQFEPYVLAITEGQLVNFPNSDDIRHHVYSFSNTKPFELKLYHGTPNNPILFENPGVVVLGCNIHDSMVGYIYVAHSANVFKTNNSGTIRLPELQPQTVLRVWHPEQQQGPESAQTIRWSEVEKTGTVVINTQVPKPRNTFGEKFKVNHAH, from the coding sequence ATGTCTGTTTGGAGCAACTTAGTTGCAATGAGTCTTATTACATCATTGTCAATGAGTAGCTATGGCGCAACCGTGTCCATTGTTGATGGGCAGGGTGGTCCGCTTGCAAATGCGGTGGTCGAAGTGCTGGATGATTCGGTGATGGCAGAAAAGCCAATGGCTATTATGGATCAGGTAAACAAGCAATTTGAACCGTATGTGCTGGCTATTACTGAAGGCCAACTCGTGAACTTTCCAAACAGTGACGACATTCGTCATCACGTTTATTCATTTTCAAATACCAAACCATTCGAGCTTAAGCTGTATCACGGGACACCGAACAATCCGATCTTATTTGAAAATCCTGGAGTGGTGGTGTTGGGCTGCAACATTCATGACTCGATGGTGGGATACATTTACGTTGCACACTCAGCCAACGTATTTAAAACCAATAATTCAGGCACGATCCGTTTGCCTGAGTTGCAACCACAAACTGTTTTGCGGGTATGGCATCCAGAACAACAACAAGGTCCAGAAAGTGCGCAAACAATACGTTGGTCAGAGGTTGAAAAAACGGGCACCGTGGTGATTAACACGCAAGTTCCTAAGCCTCGCAACACCTTTGGGGAAAAGTTTAAGGTAAATCATGCTCACTAG
- a CDS encoding phosphoribosylaminoimidazolesuccinocarboxamide synthase, whose translation MSSYKVLDVNDDLPIRTKGAVHSGKVRSVYWLTDKDSARLIEEKGYDVPKGTELAIMVISDRISAFDCIWQGENGLNGVPGKGIALNSVASHWFKLFDAAGLAGNHIVDIPHPYVWIVRKASTVRVEAIARQYITGSMWRDYSKGVRNFCGIDLPEGLTANQKLAEVLITPSTKGIIRGVAEVPEQDDVNITRQNILNNLDAFNFKSAADVDKYEELLTQGFNVIATELAKLDQIFVDTKFEFGYVEDTNGVEKLIYIDEVGTPDSSRIWDGAAYRDGKIIENSKEGFRQLLINNVPDSDVLLNKDRMPEREALAQGYKLPESVMLEVSNTYVGIASKIVGYTLTIPADPRAEVIAILDEQYGLID comes from the coding sequence ATGAGTAGCTACAAAGTTTTAGACGTCAATGACGATCTTCCTATTCGCACAAAAGGTGCGGTTCACAGTGGTAAAGTACGTTCAGTTTACTGGTTAACCGACAAAGACAGTGCACGTTTAATCGAAGAAAAAGGCTACGATGTACCAAAGGGTACTGAGCTTGCGATCATGGTTATTTCCGATCGTATTTCTGCATTCGACTGTATTTGGCAAGGTGAAAACGGTTTAAATGGCGTGCCTGGTAAAGGTATCGCACTGAACAGTGTGGCATCACACTGGTTCAAATTGTTTGACGCTGCGGGTCTTGCGGGCAACCACATTGTAGACATTCCACACCCATACGTTTGGATTGTGCGTAAAGCAAGCACCGTTCGTGTTGAAGCGATTGCTCGCCAATACATTACGGGCAGCATGTGGCGTGATTACAGCAAAGGCGTGCGCAACTTCTGTGGTATCGATTTACCAGAAGGTTTAACAGCAAACCAAAAATTAGCTGAAGTACTCATCACGCCTTCGACGAAAGGCATCATTCGTGGTGTAGCTGAAGTGCCAGAGCAAGACGATGTGAACATTACTCGTCAAAACATTCTCAACAATCTTGATGCATTTAACTTCAAGTCTGCAGCTGACGTTGATAAGTACGAGGAATTGTTAACTCAAGGCTTTAACGTGATTGCGACAGAGCTTGCGAAACTAGACCAAATCTTTGTGGATACGAAGTTTGAGTTTGGCTACGTAGAAGACACCAATGGCGTAGAAAAATTGATTTACATCGATGAAGTCGGCACGCCAGATTCATCACGTATTTGGGATGGTGCGGCATACCGCGACGGCAAGATCATCGAGAATTCGAAAGAGGGTTTCCGTCAATTACTCATTAATAATGTACCTGACAGCGACGTATTGCTAAATAAAGACCGTATGCCTGAGCGCGAAGCACTTGCTCAAGGTTACAAGTTACCGGAGTCGGTGATGCTTGAAGTGTCGAATACTTATGTAGGTATTGCGAGCAAAATTGTTGGTTATACACTGACAATCCCTGCAGATCCGCGAGCTGAAGTGATCGCGATTCTTGATGAGCAATATGGTCTAATTGATTAA
- a CDS encoding ABC transporter ATP-binding protein, giving the protein MITLEQLRYRWPKHDIDTIHIEQLLIQKGERIFLFGPSGTGKSTLLGLLAGIHQPTQGKISILNQDLTSLSNAKRDQFRADHIGTIFQNFNLLAYLNPLENVMLGCHFSTLRASKAEQQHGSVKQAARHLLAQLGISESLLHHCVGELSIGQQQRIAAARAVIGKPELIIADEPTSALDADNRAAFINLLFEQATLCNATLLFVSHDQSLAPMFSRQLNLAEINQRAGKVL; this is encoded by the coding sequence ATGATCACACTCGAACAGCTACGTTATCGCTGGCCAAAACACGATATTGACACCATTCACATAGAGCAGTTGCTAATCCAGAAAGGGGAACGAATTTTTTTGTTTGGTCCAAGTGGCACAGGAAAATCGACCTTATTGGGTTTATTAGCGGGTATCCACCAGCCAACACAAGGCAAAATTTCCATTTTGAACCAGGATTTGACGTCTCTGTCGAACGCCAAACGAGACCAATTTCGCGCAGATCACATTGGTACAATTTTTCAAAACTTCAATTTGCTTGCCTATTTAAACCCACTTGAAAACGTGATGTTGGGCTGTCACTTTTCAACTCTCCGTGCAAGCAAAGCAGAGCAACAACACGGATCGGTCAAACAAGCAGCCCGCCATTTACTCGCTCAACTGGGCATTTCAGAGTCGCTGCTTCACCATTGTGTTGGCGAACTCAGCATAGGGCAACAACAACGCATTGCGGCAGCACGCGCTGTAATAGGCAAACCCGAACTTATCATCGCAGATGAACCAACATCCGCGCTAGATGCAGACAACCGCGCTGCATTTATTAACTTACTGTTTGAGCAAGCAACACTATGTAACGCAACGTTGTTATTTGTTAGCCACGACCAAAGTTTAGCCCCGATGTTTTCACGGCAACTGAATTTAGCTGAGATTAACCAACGAGCAGGGAAGGTATTATGA